Proteins from a genomic interval of Mycobacterium conspicuum:
- a CDS encoding HpcH/HpaI aldolase/citrate lyase family protein, whose product MDLRAAGPGWLFCPADRPERFAKAAAAADVVILDLEDGVAKADKPAARKALQETPLDPERTVVRVNAADTGELPLDLDALAGTRYTTVMLSKTESAAQVDALAPRDVIALIETPRAAVFAAEIAAAERTVALMWGAEDLVATLGGSSSRFADGTYRDVARHVRSTALLAASAFGRIALDAVHLDIRDLDGLRAEADDAVALGFNGTVCIHPSQIPVVREAYRPSDDRLDWARRVLEAAKTERGVFAFEGQMVDSPVLKHAEAMLARAAETASS is encoded by the coding sequence ATGGATCTGCGTGCCGCCGGTCCGGGTTGGTTGTTCTGCCCGGCCGACCGACCCGAGCGCTTCGCCAAGGCCGCCGCTGCCGCCGACGTGGTGATCCTCGACCTCGAGGACGGCGTCGCCAAGGCGGATAAGCCCGCCGCGCGCAAGGCGCTGCAGGAAACACCGTTGGATCCGGAACGCACCGTGGTTCGGGTCAACGCGGCCGACACCGGCGAGCTGCCCCTCGACCTGGATGCGCTCGCCGGCACCCGGTACACGACGGTGATGTTGTCCAAGACCGAATCGGCCGCGCAGGTGGATGCGCTGGCGCCGCGCGATGTGATCGCGCTGATCGAGACGCCACGCGCGGCGGTGTTCGCCGCCGAGATCGCGGCGGCCGAGCGGACCGTCGCCCTGATGTGGGGCGCCGAGGATCTGGTCGCCACGCTCGGTGGCAGCTCCAGCCGTTTCGCCGACGGCACCTACCGCGACGTGGCCCGCCATGTGCGCTCGACCGCCCTGCTCGCCGCGTCGGCCTTCGGTCGAATCGCGCTCGACGCGGTGCACCTGGACATCCGGGATCTCGACGGGCTGCGGGCCGAAGCCGACGACGCCGTGGCGCTGGGATTCAACGGGACCGTGTGCATTCACCCGAGCCAGATCCCGGTCGTGCGCGAGGCCTATCGCCCCAGCGATGACAGGCTGGACTGGGCCCGCCGGGTTTTGGAGGCGGCCAAGACCGAGCGCGGCGTGTTCGCCTTCGAAGGGCAGATGGTCGACTCGCCGGTGCTCAAACACGCCGAGGCGATGCTGGCGCGGGCGGCGGAAACCGCCTCCAGCTGA
- a CDS encoding MaoC family dehydratase → MTEKSIIQRGLWFEEFEVGTTYKHRPGRTVTEADNVLFTTLTMNTQSLHLDAAWAAEQPGFRGERLVNSMFTLSTLVGLSVAQLTLGTIVANLGFSEVSFPKPVFHGDTLYAETVCTAKRESKSRPGEGIVTLEHTGRNQHGDIVARAVRTTLVQKRPNTEET, encoded by the coding sequence ATGACAGAAAAGTCGATCATCCAGCGCGGCTTGTGGTTTGAGGAATTCGAGGTCGGCACCACCTACAAGCACCGACCGGGCCGCACCGTCACCGAGGCCGATAACGTGTTGTTCACCACGCTGACGATGAACACCCAGTCGCTGCACCTCGACGCGGCGTGGGCCGCCGAACAACCGGGCTTTCGGGGCGAGCGACTGGTGAACTCGATGTTCACCCTCTCGACGCTGGTCGGGTTGTCGGTGGCGCAGCTGACGCTCGGCACCATCGTGGCCAATCTCGGCTTTTCCGAGGTGTCGTTCCCCAAGCCGGTGTTCCACGGCGACACCCTCTATGCGGAAACCGTGTGCACCGCCAAGCGCGAATCGAAAAGCCGTCCCGGCGAAGGCATCGTCACGCTCGAGCACACCGGGCGCAACCAGCATGGCGACATCGTTGCGCGCGCCGTGCGTACCACGCTGGTCCAGAAGCGGCCAAACACAGAGGAGACGTAA
- a CDS encoding acyl-CoA dehydrogenase family protein: MKNHDDDNYGGALPKEYEELRDTVADFARTVVAPVSAKHDEEHSFPYEVIAKMGEMGLFGLPFPEEYGGMGGDYFALALALEELGKVDQSVAITLEAGVGLGAMPIYRFGNEEQKQQWLPDLTAGRALAGFGLTEPGAGSDAGSTRTTARLEGDEWIINGSKQFITNSGTDITSLVTVTAVTGTVGDKKEISTIIVPSGTPGFTVEPVYNKVGWNASDTHPLSFDDARVPQQNLLGARGTGYANFLSILDEGRIAIAALATGAAQGCVDESVKYAKERQSFGQAIGSYQAISFKIARMEARAHVARTAYYEAAAKMLAGKPFKKEAAIAKMVSSEAAMDNARDATQIHGGYGFMNEYPVARHYRDSKVLEIGEGTTEVQLMLIARSLGLS; the protein is encoded by the coding sequence ATCAAGAATCATGACGACGACAATTACGGCGGGGCGCTGCCCAAGGAATACGAAGAACTGCGTGACACGGTTGCCGACTTCGCGCGCACCGTGGTTGCTCCGGTGTCGGCCAAACACGATGAGGAGCACAGCTTTCCGTACGAAGTCATCGCCAAGATGGGCGAGATGGGGCTGTTCGGGCTGCCGTTCCCCGAGGAATACGGTGGCATGGGCGGCGACTACTTCGCGCTGGCGTTGGCGCTCGAAGAACTGGGCAAGGTCGACCAGTCGGTCGCGATCACGCTGGAGGCCGGGGTGGGCCTCGGCGCGATGCCGATCTACCGGTTCGGAAACGAGGAGCAAAAGCAACAGTGGCTGCCGGACCTGACGGCCGGCCGGGCGCTCGCCGGTTTCGGGCTCACCGAGCCCGGGGCAGGTTCGGACGCCGGAAGCACCCGCACCACCGCCCGTCTCGAAGGCGACGAGTGGATCATCAACGGCAGCAAGCAGTTCATCACTAACTCGGGCACCGACATCACGTCGCTGGTCACCGTCACCGCAGTGACCGGAACAGTGGGGGACAAGAAGGAGATCTCGACGATCATCGTGCCCAGCGGCACACCGGGATTCACCGTCGAACCGGTCTACAACAAGGTCGGTTGGAACGCTTCTGACACCCATCCGCTGAGCTTCGACGACGCCCGCGTCCCACAGCAGAACTTGCTGGGCGCGCGCGGCACGGGTTACGCGAACTTCTTGTCCATCCTCGACGAGGGCCGGATCGCGATCGCCGCGCTGGCGACGGGGGCCGCGCAGGGCTGCGTCGACGAGAGCGTCAAGTACGCCAAGGAACGGCAGTCGTTCGGCCAGGCGATTGGCTCCTATCAGGCGATCAGCTTCAAGATCGCCCGCATGGAGGCGCGGGCCCACGTGGCCCGCACGGCATACTACGAGGCGGCCGCAAAGATGTTGGCGGGCAAGCCCTTCAAGAAGGAGGCGGCGATCGCGAAAATGGTTTCCTCGGAGGCGGCGATGGACAACGCGCGCGACGCTACCCAGATCCACGGCGGCTACGGCTTCATGAACGAGTATCCGGTGGCGCGTCACTACCGCGACAGCAAGGTGCTCGAGATCGGTGAGGGCACCACCGAGGTGCAGCTGATGCTCATCGCGCGATCGCTGGGGCTGTCATGA